A region of Corynebacterium glucuronolyticum DSM 44120 DNA encodes the following proteins:
- the pdxT gene encoding pyridoxal 5'-phosphate synthase glutaminase subunit PdxT: MKIGILAVQGGVAEHERTLRQVAEKYRDNSDSSWGNLEIVLVRRAEHLEGINGLILPGGESTTMSRLLTLSGMDTLLKEALDAGLPAYGTCAGMILLASNVLDTRPDAIWLSALDITVRRNAFGRQRDSFEADLTFTGIDEPVHATFIRAPIVEDVSDKVEVLCREPEGRIVGVRQGRVLATSFHPEVSGITDVHEYFLSMCEDANFTYTA, translated from the coding sequence ATGAAAATTGGCATCCTCGCTGTACAAGGCGGAGTAGCAGAACACGAGCGTACGCTCCGGCAGGTGGCGGAGAAGTATCGGGATAACTCTGATTCGTCGTGGGGCAACCTCGAGATTGTGCTCGTTCGGCGGGCGGAGCATCTCGAGGGGATCAACGGTCTCATCCTCCCTGGTGGTGAATCGACAACGATGTCTCGTCTGCTTACCCTGTCTGGCATGGATACTCTCCTCAAAGAGGCGTTGGATGCGGGGCTGCCCGCCTACGGAACATGTGCAGGCATGATTTTGTTGGCTTCCAATGTTTTGGATACCCGCCCGGATGCAATCTGGCTCAGTGCCCTCGACATTACGGTCCGTCGCAACGCTTTTGGCCGACAGCGGGATTCCTTCGAGGCCGACCTTACGTTCACCGGAATCGACGAACCGGTTCACGCGACTTTCATCCGTGCCCCCATTGTCGAGGATGTTTCTGACAAGGTCGAAGTGCTGTGTCGCGAGCCAGAGGGACGCATTGTCGGTGTGCGTCAGGGGCGCGTTTTAGCTACGTCCTTCCATCCGGAAGTCAGCGGTATCACGGATGTCCACGAGTATTTCCTATCGATGTGTGAGGACGCGAATTTCACCTATACCGCCTAG
- a CDS encoding acyl-CoA thioesterase → MKSKIEKTLSLERIDTDIFVGPIVESHFIRTFGGQIAAQTLVAATQTVDSDHTVHSLHGYFIRPGRAELQTVFLVERIRDGRSFVSRQVKAVQEGKPIFIMQASFHRRGDTGIEHADRMRDVPSADELPEGPLESMNATYRALLEEWSDWDIRVVPPDRYQHNPYTPSQQVVWFRAKDKLPDDETFHICTLTYMSDMTLLQSALVPHPHIDVQEASLDHAMWFLRPFRADEWLLYDQVSPSAANGRALTQGKIFDSAGNLVAVATQEGLTRTLKDGTSPVPMTNLKG, encoded by the coding sequence ATGAAGTCCAAGATTGAGAAAACACTGAGCCTGGAGCGCATTGATACCGATATCTTCGTCGGTCCGATCGTCGAATCGCACTTCATCCGCACATTTGGTGGACAAATCGCTGCACAGACCCTTGTCGCGGCGACACAAACAGTGGACTCCGATCACACCGTCCACTCGCTTCACGGTTATTTCATCAGGCCCGGTAGGGCAGAGCTGCAAACAGTATTCCTTGTGGAGCGAATTCGCGACGGCCGCAGTTTCGTGTCCCGCCAGGTTAAGGCTGTCCAGGAGGGCAAACCGATCTTCATCATGCAGGCCAGCTTCCACCGACGGGGAGACACAGGCATTGAGCACGCGGACCGAATGCGTGATGTGCCCTCTGCGGACGAGCTCCCGGAGGGGCCACTCGAATCCATGAACGCCACATATCGCGCACTGCTCGAAGAATGGAGTGATTGGGACATTCGTGTCGTACCGCCGGATCGTTACCAGCACAACCCCTATACGCCATCTCAGCAGGTGGTGTGGTTCCGTGCGAAGGACAAGCTTCCCGACGATGAAACCTTCCATATCTGTACTCTGACCTACATGTCGGATATGACGCTGCTCCAGTCTGCTCTTGTCCCGCATCCGCACATTGATGTCCAGGAAGCCTCTTTGGATCACGCTATGTGGTTCTTGCGTCCCTTCCGTGCCGACGAATGGCTTCTTTATGACCAGGTATCGCCGAGTGCAGCAAATGGGCGAGCGTTGACGCAGGGTAAAATTTTCGATTCAGCGGGAAACCTCGTAGCTGTAGCCACGCAAGAGGGACTCACCCGCACGCTTAAAGATGGAACTTCGCCGGTTCCCATGACGAACTTGAAGGGATAA
- the pdxS gene encoding pyridoxal 5'-phosphate synthase lyase subunit PdxS: MTTKEGDLVSDNQAQTEHGTARVKRGLAEMLKGGVIMDVVNPEQAKIAEDAGATAVMALERVPADIRAEGGVSRMSDPDMIDGIIDAVSIPVMAKARIGHFVEAQVLQSLGVDFIDESEVLTPADYKNHIDKFQFTVPFVCGATNLGEALRRINEGAAMIRSKGEAGTGDVSNAVTHMRTIRAEINRLSSMAEDELYVAAKELGAPYALVREVAENGKLPVVLFTAGGIATPADAAMMMQLGAEGVFVGSGIFKSGDPEKRAKAIVQATQNYDDPDTIAQVSRSLGEAMVGINVDDLPKDHRLADRGW; the protein is encoded by the coding sequence ATGACTACGAAAGAAGGAGATCTAGTGTCTGATAATCAGGCTCAAACCGAACACGGTACCGCTCGCGTGAAGCGCGGCTTGGCTGAAATGCTCAAGGGCGGCGTCATTATGGACGTTGTCAACCCGGAGCAGGCCAAGATTGCTGAGGATGCCGGCGCTACTGCCGTGATGGCTCTCGAGCGTGTTCCTGCCGATATTCGCGCCGAGGGTGGCGTGTCCCGCATGAGTGACCCGGACATGATCGATGGGATTATTGACGCGGTCTCTATTCCGGTGATGGCGAAGGCTCGTATTGGCCACTTCGTTGAGGCACAGGTTCTCCAGTCCCTGGGCGTTGACTTCATTGATGAGTCTGAGGTGTTGACCCCTGCGGATTACAAGAACCACATCGATAAGTTCCAGTTCACCGTGCCGTTCGTATGCGGTGCAACCAACCTTGGTGAGGCACTGCGTCGCATCAACGAGGGTGCTGCGATGATCCGTTCTAAGGGTGAAGCAGGCACGGGCGATGTGTCCAACGCTGTCACCCACATGCGCACCATCCGCGCGGAGATCAACCGCCTGTCCTCTATGGCTGAAGATGAGCTTTATGTTGCGGCTAAGGAGCTCGGTGCACCGTATGCTCTTGTCCGCGAGGTAGCTGAAAACGGCAAGCTCCCCGTCGTGCTCTTTACGGCTGGCGGTATCGCAACGCCTGCCGATGCTGCGATGATGATGCAGCTGGGCGCCGAGGGCGTATTCGTCGGTTCCGGCATTTTCAAGTCGGGCGATCCGGAGAAGCGCGCAAAGGCTATCGTCCAGGCCACGCAGAACTACGATGATCCGGACACCATCGCTCAGGTGTCCCGCTCGCTGGGTGAGGCCATGGTGGGCATCAACGTCGATGACCTGCCTAAGGATCACCGCCTGGCTGACCGCGGCTGGTAG
- a CDS encoding glycosyltransferase family 4 protein, protein MRVGIVCPYSFDEPGGVQNHVLELANTLIASGHDVRVLGPCSPSTPHVPSFVTRGGAAIGVPYNGSVARIAIGPHVTRITRRFIEDGGFDVLHIHEPNSPSFSMEALRLAHGPIVATYHASAEKSFLLKVAQATFLTPMLEKIGGGIAVSDMARQWQVQQLGGDPVAIPNGIHVQTFAEQTHRTQPRRLAFVGRLDEPRKGLDILLGALEQINNQDGCEYHLDVIGGGKPRQSTPRITYHGRVTDEEKARLLGEASIFIAPNTGGESFGIILVEAMAAGCAVVASDIPAFRAVLGDAGLTFANGNSGALARVLQRLLHDPDLVADLRGRGEKQAVQYDWSVVAKKVLQVYETVADGHPVTCKPLRRYRPSFLRQLQPGKGNRA, encoded by the coding sequence ATGCGTGTCGGAATTGTCTGCCCCTATTCTTTTGACGAACCAGGTGGCGTCCAAAACCACGTGCTCGAGCTGGCGAACACCCTCATCGCCTCCGGGCACGATGTTCGTGTACTCGGACCGTGTTCTCCCTCCACACCACACGTTCCCTCGTTTGTGACCCGTGGTGGAGCAGCAATCGGGGTTCCCTACAACGGATCAGTAGCCCGCATCGCCATTGGACCCCATGTCACGAGAATAACGAGGCGTTTCATCGAAGATGGGGGGTTCGATGTGCTCCATATTCACGAGCCCAATTCACCCAGCTTCTCGATGGAAGCACTACGGCTTGCCCACGGACCAATCGTCGCCACCTACCACGCATCTGCAGAAAAATCTTTCCTGCTCAAAGTCGCGCAGGCGACTTTCCTCACTCCGATGCTGGAAAAGATCGGGGGCGGAATTGCCGTTTCGGACATGGCCCGGCAATGGCAGGTTCAGCAGCTCGGAGGTGACCCTGTAGCCATCCCCAACGGAATCCATGTCCAAACTTTTGCAGAACAGACGCACCGTACGCAGCCTCGCCGTCTTGCGTTCGTAGGGAGGCTCGATGAGCCTCGGAAAGGCCTCGACATTCTCCTCGGTGCCCTGGAACAGATCAATAATCAGGACGGATGCGAGTATCACCTTGACGTAATCGGGGGCGGAAAACCCCGACAGTCCACTCCTCGGATTACCTATCACGGCCGGGTTACCGATGAGGAGAAGGCGCGACTTTTGGGTGAAGCGAGCATCTTCATCGCACCGAATACTGGTGGCGAGAGTTTTGGTATCATCTTGGTTGAAGCGATGGCCGCTGGGTGCGCCGTCGTTGCCTCGGACATTCCCGCTTTCCGTGCAGTACTCGGAGATGCCGGGCTCACCTTTGCCAATGGGAATAGTGGCGCATTGGCCCGAGTCCTTCAGAGGCTGTTGCACGATCCAGATCTGGTAGCTGACCTTCGTGGACGAGGGGAGAAACAGGCTGTGCAGTACGACTGGTCTGTTGTGGCCAAGAAGGTGCTGCAGGTGTACGAGACGGTGGCGGATGGTCACCCCGTGACATGCAAGCCACTGCGACGTTATCGTCCGAGCTTCCTGCGACAGCTGCAGCCCGGGAAGGGGAACCGAGCATGA
- a CDS encoding phosphatidylinositol mannoside acyltransferase, producing MKKHEWTAAGYVLGWSVVCLLPESWGRALFRFAARRVGGNAQLEKNLTRVLGRPASREEVRRGLESYARYWYEAFALHKIVPDTLTIEGINNLDRDRGAIITLTHSGNWDLAGVALVLEVGGFSTVAEHLQPEELYQAFVSYREELGFTVYPHDSHPLTNLEKDVSRGSVVAMMGERDLKGRGVAVSFFGEAATFPAGPAVLAQRTGAPLHVADVYFTGSGWGLSLRPAIPVTTVEETTQRIADEFEETLSAHPTDWHMLQPVWLADRT from the coding sequence GTGAAAAAACACGAGTGGACGGCGGCTGGTTACGTTCTCGGTTGGTCCGTTGTCTGCCTGCTGCCAGAATCGTGGGGCCGGGCACTCTTTCGGTTCGCTGCGCGCCGCGTGGGCGGTAATGCACAGTTGGAGAAGAACCTGACTCGCGTGCTAGGCCGTCCCGCCTCTAGAGAAGAAGTACGACGCGGACTGGAGTCGTATGCCCGTTACTGGTACGAAGCCTTCGCTCTCCACAAGATCGTTCCAGATACCCTCACCATCGAGGGGATAAACAACCTCGACCGTGATCGCGGTGCCATCATCACGCTTACCCACAGTGGAAATTGGGATTTGGCCGGTGTAGCCCTCGTGCTCGAAGTAGGTGGCTTCTCCACCGTTGCCGAGCATCTTCAGCCCGAAGAGCTCTACCAGGCCTTTGTCTCCTACAGAGAGGAGTTGGGCTTCACGGTGTATCCGCACGATTCTCACCCGCTCACGAATCTTGAAAAGGATGTATCGAGAGGCTCTGTCGTGGCCATGATGGGGGAACGAGATCTCAAAGGCCGCGGTGTAGCCGTTTCATTTTTTGGGGAGGCAGCGACCTTCCCGGCAGGGCCTGCTGTGCTCGCTCAGCGCACAGGGGCACCGCTGCATGTTGCAGATGTCTACTTCACAGGCTCCGGCTGGGGCCTCTCGTTGCGGCCGGCGATTCCTGTGACGACAGTTGAAGAGACCACGCAGCGCATTGCCGATGAATTTGAAGAAACGCTATCCGCTCACCCCACCGATTGGCATATGCTACAACCCGTGTGGCTTGCGGACAGGACATAG
- the pgsA gene encoding phosphatidylinositol phosphate synthase, protein MLSVHGRKPARVIVEPVADLALRAGLTPNTVTVVGAVLTTLAAVVLIPTGHLVAAAVVSGLFSAFDMIDGTMARRSGGGTRFGSTLDASCDRITDGALFSAIIWWEVFVAGTDRATVAATFVALIGSQVTSYVKARGEASGFRMVGGLIERPERLIIGYLGIALAGFGVPWGFEVAMWVLAVGSVWTVIQRLIMASRDPLAGKMSAPPAGAEDQ, encoded by the coding sequence GTGCTCAGCGTTCATGGACGAAAGCCTGCGCGCGTCATAGTTGAGCCCGTTGCTGACCTTGCTCTCAGGGCGGGACTGACCCCCAACACGGTGACCGTCGTTGGGGCGGTATTGACCACGTTGGCGGCTGTTGTCCTCATTCCTACTGGGCACCTTGTGGCAGCAGCGGTCGTGTCTGGTTTGTTTTCTGCCTTCGACATGATCGATGGCACCATGGCCAGGCGCAGCGGTGGCGGTACGCGGTTCGGTTCAACGCTTGATGCTTCATGCGATCGGATCACCGACGGCGCACTCTTTTCCGCCATCATCTGGTGGGAGGTGTTCGTCGCCGGGACGGATCGGGCGACTGTTGCCGCCACCTTTGTGGCCCTGATTGGTTCCCAGGTGACGAGCTACGTCAAGGCGCGTGGTGAGGCAAGCGGTTTCCGGATGGTCGGTGGACTCATTGAGCGCCCGGAGCGGCTAATTATCGGCTACCTCGGCATCGCGCTAGCTGGTTTCGGTGTCCCTTGGGGCTTCGAGGTCGCAATGTGGGTCTTGGCTGTTGGCTCTGTGTGGACTGTCATTCAGCGACTCATCATGGCGTCCCGCGATCCGCTGGCCGGCAAGATGAGTGCCCCTCCGGCCGGTGCCGAGGATCAATAA
- a CDS encoding HIT family protein, protein MTSGEEASRSDRLERLWAPYRQSYIVNDDRKKVSDPFVVIPEMEDREGLIVARGTTCYAVMNKFPYNAGHLLIVPFRKVAELEELTEDEYREIMDWARVAVRVIKEVSSPDAMNVGFNLGRASGGSVGEHLHLHIVPRWSGDSNFMTIIDATKVLPQTLQQTRDLLARAWHDAEWAPGDVVLGEE, encoded by the coding sequence TTGACTAGTGGTGAAGAAGCGAGTCGTTCTGACCGGTTGGAGCGCCTGTGGGCGCCCTACCGGCAGAGCTACATCGTCAATGATGATCGCAAGAAGGTGAGTGATCCTTTCGTGGTTATCCCGGAGATGGAGGACCGCGAAGGCCTCATCGTCGCTCGTGGCACAACCTGCTACGCGGTGATGAACAAGTTTCCGTACAACGCCGGTCACCTCCTCATCGTCCCTTTCCGCAAGGTGGCGGAATTGGAGGAGCTAACTGAGGATGAGTACCGGGAGATTATGGATTGGGCGCGCGTCGCTGTCCGCGTGATCAAAGAGGTCAGCTCACCCGATGCGATGAACGTTGGTTTCAACCTTGGTCGCGCATCTGGCGGTTCCGTCGGTGAGCATCTCCACCTGCACATCGTGCCACGGTGGTCGGGTGACTCGAACTTCATGACGATCATCGACGCAACCAAGGTTCTTCCGCAAACTCTCCAGCAGACCCGTGATCTGCTCGCGCGCGCGTGGCACGACGCGGAGTGGGCTCCCGGTGACGTGGTGTTGGGGGAGGAGTAG